The proteins below come from a single Nitrospirota bacterium genomic window:
- a CDS encoding PEGA domain-containing protein, which yields MPTVVSKWDAEQVVFVVPADFEPGLPQPVRLIWGACEPGILTVTPGLGGTGSGSSQGPLYVHVSGAGRRATALRNAKVYIDGRMLGRTGRRGVLKVADVAPGPHRITVQRDGFESVTFLAIEGRRVHAALRPAGEEAAREVPKTTVRVIVDGACEGGEGAVRWSFTDPVDRSQDTREVPFSLKGGDSKLGEKPEILIQNAPAFAGGAAAILMKCSEQEIRGGTAIRNRSEDSTLTVRLDPLRFFSAPVEAGGKGVDGKEDSRSNDITFSVSVQLAREEIPVAVGHGPKARLTVPVLPSVTSYTLMAHYQDATGEVVLRAPGVTAEILASGSSLQLPRIPDARRAGPDDQEKGVLLAWDVVPGADLYLITVSRAEKQKLFPHWTLWVPAGLPTASQAGVWIPFGEAPISPERAGIRITAYSSLGFSPQFFTEGSLMDRMTMATQAPTVVLDPGQTVGSIPPAPEKGKGGATPPGGSAGLSGIWVASWEGGPPLSTWIPALGILDEGGQMRGLNLGPVFGDMQVTRKDNSVVVSGVRNWGGGSKTAFRMTGEVVESEGGSRLMRGQAAYEERAADGSVSRQGTSGVNFNQVGADPASYVVQRWNFKGAGSKSEWAARVIFKPDGGFFAGGWEPSGGCGARPCSAVIQLWERAESDGLRIRVLDDSDRNCAMTMDFSGNIRAGKRGMTGKYSKVSCHGVQKGGFSAELK from the coding sequence GTGCCCACCGTGGTTTCCAAATGGGACGCCGAGCAGGTGGTCTTCGTCGTGCCGGCGGATTTTGAACCCGGTCTCCCGCAGCCGGTGAGGCTCATCTGGGGGGCCTGCGAGCCTGGCATACTGACTGTCACGCCTGGTTTAGGTGGGACCGGTTCGGGCTCGTCGCAGGGTCCTCTGTACGTTCACGTTTCAGGCGCCGGACGAAGAGCGACAGCCCTGCGGAACGCGAAGGTGTACATCGACGGCCGGATGCTCGGCCGTACCGGACGCCGCGGGGTGCTCAAGGTTGCGGACGTGGCGCCCGGCCCTCATCGAATTACGGTTCAACGAGACGGATTTGAAAGTGTCACTTTTCTTGCGATCGAAGGGAGACGGGTCCATGCCGCCCTTCGTCCGGCCGGTGAGGAGGCGGCTCGGGAGGTTCCCAAGACGACGGTTCGTGTGATCGTGGATGGAGCGTGCGAGGGAGGAGAAGGGGCGGTCCGTTGGTCTTTCACCGATCCGGTGGACCGTTCACAGGACACCCGGGAAGTTCCGTTTTCGCTCAAAGGGGGTGACTCCAAACTGGGGGAGAAGCCTGAGATTCTGATCCAGAACGCTCCAGCTTTCGCAGGTGGAGCCGCCGCAATTCTCATGAAATGTTCCGAGCAAGAGATTCGCGGCGGAACCGCCATCCGCAATCGTTCGGAGGATTCCACCCTGACCGTCAGACTCGATCCGCTTCGATTCTTTTCCGCACCCGTCGAGGCCGGTGGAAAAGGTGTTGATGGAAAGGAGGACTCCCGATCCAACGACATTACCTTCTCCGTCTCGGTCCAATTGGCCCGCGAGGAGATCCCTGTGGCCGTTGGCCATGGGCCAAAGGCGAGATTGACCGTCCCGGTCCTTCCCTCGGTGACTTCGTACACTCTCATGGCCCACTATCAGGATGCGACTGGGGAAGTGGTTCTCCGCGCCCCGGGAGTCACCGCGGAGATCTTGGCGTCCGGGTCGTCCCTCCAACTGCCGCGGATCCCGGATGCAAGGAGAGCGGGGCCGGATGATCAAGAAAAGGGTGTCCTCCTGGCCTGGGACGTGGTTCCGGGCGCCGATCTCTATCTCATCACCGTGTCTCGCGCGGAGAAGCAGAAGCTGTTTCCTCATTGGACGCTCTGGGTTCCCGCGGGCTTGCCCACCGCCTCACAGGCGGGCGTGTGGATCCCCTTTGGGGAAGCTCCGATTTCGCCCGAACGGGCGGGAATTCGCATCACGGCCTACAGCTCGCTTGGATTTTCTCCACAGTTTTTCACTGAGGGTTCCTTGATGGACCGGATGACCATGGCGACACAAGCGCCGACCGTTGTTCTGGATCCCGGCCAGACTGTTGGATCGATTCCACCGGCGCCGGAAAAGGGGAAGGGCGGCGCGACACCGCCCGGCGGTTCGGCAGGACTGAGTGGGATTTGGGTGGCTTCCTGGGAAGGCGGCCCGCCTCTATCCACATGGATTCCGGCGCTGGGCATCCTCGACGAGGGAGGTCAGATGCGTGGATTGAATCTGGGTCCCGTATTTGGCGACATGCAGGTGACGAGGAAGGACAACTCGGTGGTTGTGTCGGGCGTTCGGAATTGGGGTGGCGGATCGAAGACTGCGTTCCGGATGACCGGGGAAGTGGTGGAATCTGAGGGTGGATCACGGCTCATGAGGGGTCAAGCTGCGTACGAGGAGCGCGCGGCGGATGGGAGCGTGAGTCGGCAGGGGACCTCGGGGGTGAATTTCAATCAGGTGGGCGCCGATCCCGCGAGCTACGTTGTGCAGCGGTGGAATTTCAAAGGGGCAGGATCCAAGTCTGAATGGGCGGCCCGGGTCATCTTCAAGCCGGACGGTGGATTCTTTGCCGGCGGCTGGGAGCCTTCCGGGGGGTGCGGCGCGCGGCCCTGCTCGGCGGTCATCCAATTGTGGGAGAGAGCGGAGAGCGACGGTTTGCGGATTCGGGTGCTGGACGATTCGGACCGGAACTGCGCCATGACGATGGACTTTTCCGGGAACATTCGAGCGGGGAAGCGGGGGATGACCGGGAAGTATTCGAAAGTATCATGCCATGGGGTGCAGAAAGGCGGTTTTTCCGCGGAGCTGAAATAG
- a CDS encoding NAD(P)-dependent oxidoreductase, with protein sequence MKALVTGASGFMGTHMVEILRENKFEVRATDLPSALEKDDRVRGRFPSVIRKAGVEVVGADLTRKDTLKGLTGGIDVVFHIAAIFDYTAPYEALHRVNVEGTRNLLDTLLENGSVKRFMNWGAGGSYDLKSLSGKPIKEDDPKVPSNNYLKTKWMQEELVHSYYEKHKLACTSIRPTTVYGPRAVYGGGMFLMQPAKMKRVQIPRNFTFRIPFIHVRDVCRSAFFLSQRPEAVNQAYNTTDPNPMPTLEYFRHVAEVMGHKFSALPPIPVGVVKTLGILAANITGFFAKHVTHTRPPIERDPLEYLGLDVVYDIRKLQALGFQFEYPDAHQGIRDTLLWYKEQGWI encoded by the coding sequence ATGAAAGCTTTGGTCACGGGTGCCTCGGGTTTCATGGGCACCCACATGGTGGAGATTCTCCGCGAGAACAAATTCGAAGTTCGGGCAACGGATCTTCCTTCCGCCTTGGAGAAAGACGATCGTGTTCGTGGTCGGTTCCCCAGCGTCATCCGAAAGGCGGGCGTGGAAGTGGTCGGAGCCGATCTCACTCGCAAGGACACGCTCAAGGGGCTCACCGGCGGAATCGACGTCGTGTTTCATATCGCCGCCATCTTCGACTACACGGCGCCCTATGAGGCCTTGCACCGGGTAAACGTAGAAGGCACTCGGAACCTCCTGGACACCCTCCTCGAAAACGGCAGCGTCAAGCGATTCATGAACTGGGGCGCGGGTGGGTCGTACGATTTGAAGAGTCTGAGTGGAAAACCGATCAAGGAGGACGATCCGAAAGTCCCCTCGAACAACTATCTCAAAACGAAATGGATGCAGGAGGAGCTTGTGCACTCCTATTACGAAAAGCACAAGCTGGCCTGTACGTCGATCCGACCCACCACCGTGTACGGCCCGCGCGCGGTGTACGGCGGGGGGATGTTCCTGATGCAGCCGGCCAAGATGAAGCGCGTTCAGATCCCGCGAAATTTCACCTTCCGAATTCCATTTATTCATGTCCGGGATGTCTGCCGCTCGGCCTTTTTTCTGTCTCAAAGGCCGGAAGCGGTCAACCAAGCCTACAACACGACGGACCCGAACCCGATGCCCACGCTCGAGTATTTCCGGCACGTAGCCGAAGTGATGGGACACAAATTCAGCGCCCTACCCCCCATCCCCGTGGGGGTCGTGAAGACACTCGGCATCTTGGCGGCGAACATTACGGGTTTCTTCGCCAAGCATGTGACTCACACACGGCCTCCCATCGAGCGGGATCCCCTGGAATACCTTGGGCTGGACGTGGTGTACGACATCCGGAAATTACAGGCCCTCGGTTTTCAATTCGAGTATCCCGATGCGCACCAAGGCATTCGCGATACGCTCCTGTGGTACAAGGAGCAAGGCTGGATTTGA
- a CDS encoding FAD-dependent oxidoreductase yields the protein MVSVEVDEGTFEFDAGQHVKLGLRSSDSSLSGPYSIASPPLGGRSFDVLMNLVAHQKSSSYEAFKPGVEIAIDGPKGRFLFRPPSGRRAVFIAGGTGVAPLRSMILDVTRKGIDQPILLVLAARRADHLYFVSDWERLESSVKNFRYLPILSEPDGNWSGLWGLPTDHLADITECEPADYYVCGPPEMVKILRSRLEASGVDPARLFTEG from the coding sequence ATGGTATCGGTGGAGGTTGATGAAGGCACTTTTGAGTTCGACGCCGGTCAGCACGTGAAGTTGGGACTTCGGTCCAGCGACAGCAGCTTGTCGGGCCCCTATTCGATCGCGAGTCCGCCACTCGGAGGAAGATCGTTTGACGTGCTGATGAATCTGGTCGCTCACCAGAAGAGCAGTTCGTATGAAGCATTCAAACCCGGCGTGGAAATCGCCATTGACGGACCCAAGGGTCGCTTTCTGTTTCGCCCCCCCTCCGGACGCCGGGCGGTGTTCATCGCCGGGGGGACCGGGGTCGCGCCGCTGAGATCGATGATTCTGGATGTGACGCGTAAAGGGATTGATCAACCGATCTTGCTCGTCTTGGCCGCACGTCGGGCCGACCATCTCTATTTCGTCAGCGACTGGGAGCGTCTCGAGTCGTCGGTGAAAAACTTCCGATACCTTCCGATCCTCTCGGAGCCTGATGGGAACTGGTCTGGGCTGTGGGGGCTGCCCACGGACCACTTGGCCGACATCACTGAGTGTGAGCCGGCGGACTACTACGTGTGCGGTCCCCCTGAGATGGTGAAGATTCTGCGGAGCCGGCTTGAAGCGAGTGGAGTCGATCCGGCGCGCCTCTTCACCGAAGGATAG
- a CDS encoding ACT domain-containing protein, translating into MKEISLILKNVPGQLAEVADICAAEGINIRGMCVAETEHISLLRLVVDDLDAAHDALKDRFPVGIKEVVEVEVPNKPGALSKIAKIFAEAGVNIDYAYVAVAPDGKRDTLILRVDKINTAVQTLKEKRIRVY; encoded by the coding sequence ATGAAGGAAATCAGTCTCATCCTCAAGAACGTGCCGGGCCAGCTCGCCGAGGTGGCGGACATCTGCGCGGCCGAAGGTATCAACATCCGCGGCATGTGCGTCGCCGAGACCGAACATATTTCGCTTCTCCGGCTTGTGGTGGACGATCTGGACGCCGCCCACGATGCCTTGAAGGACCGCTTTCCGGTCGGAATCAAGGAGGTGGTCGAAGTGGAAGTGCCTAACAAGCCCGGAGCGCTTTCGAAGATCGCCAAGATTTTCGCGGAGGCCGGCGTGAACATCGATTATGCCTACGTCGCCGTCGCCCCGGACGGGAAGCGGGACACCCTGATCCTCCGGGTGGACAAGATCAACACCGCCGTCCAGACCCTCAAGGAGAAGCGCATTCGCGTTTATTGA
- a CDS encoding CoA transferase, with amino-acid sequence MSRKRLGSARAAKKPRSTTPTVPDALPGLQPGAFSGIRILDLSQFLSGPRATQLLADLGAEVIKIEPPQGEALRLMSMMIPGVEKTLSIVHRNKKGLTLNLKNEKGKDLFKKLIRKSDALVENFTPGTMDKLELGYGVLSKLQPKLIYLAISGFGRSGPLQSYPAFDLIAQASGGIMAALEQPGVPPKVMFGDLVAGAYGALGLASALFARERTGVGQLVDLSMQDVMYIHNYRALTRRTMEDMREAVDSFLGKTTVDQLLSDENRRMVFWNSYKTQDGHLAMVAFTEEQWRGVVRALGDPELGGPDFENIVQRIRNWKRGVGLAAKWFESRTTRDAVEALRKEGVPCTPVMDFDEVNQDVQLQSRDMLQEVSHSRLGTIRIPGNPLKLEKTPPSVGRAHPDLGQDTGSILSSLLGLSEDEIASLRSEGVI; translated from the coding sequence TTGAGCCGGAAACGGCTGGGGTCCGCCAGAGCAGCCAAGAAACCCCGGTCCACCACACCCACGGTTCCAGATGCTCTGCCCGGACTTCAGCCCGGGGCTTTCAGCGGAATTCGAATCCTCGATCTGAGTCAGTTCCTATCCGGTCCGCGCGCGACCCAACTCCTTGCCGATCTGGGCGCCGAGGTCATCAAGATCGAACCGCCCCAGGGGGAAGCCCTGCGCCTGATGTCGATGATGATCCCTGGCGTGGAGAAGACGCTCTCCATCGTTCATCGCAATAAAAAGGGCCTCACGCTCAATTTGAAGAATGAAAAGGGGAAGGATCTTTTCAAGAAGTTGATCCGCAAATCGGATGCCCTGGTGGAGAATTTCACACCCGGCACGATGGACAAGCTGGAGCTGGGATACGGGGTGCTCTCGAAGCTTCAGCCGAAATTGATCTACCTCGCCATTTCAGGGTTCGGCCGATCCGGTCCTTTGCAGAGCTATCCGGCGTTCGACCTCATTGCCCAGGCTTCCGGTGGGATCATGGCGGCGTTGGAGCAGCCGGGTGTGCCTCCGAAAGTGATGTTCGGTGATCTTGTCGCCGGGGCGTATGGGGCGCTCGGTCTGGCATCGGCCCTCTTTGCGCGGGAGCGGACGGGCGTGGGGCAACTGGTCGATCTCTCCATGCAGGATGTGATGTACATCCACAACTACCGCGCGCTCACGCGACGGACGATGGAAGACATGCGTGAGGCGGTCGATTCGTTCCTCGGGAAGACCACGGTGGACCAGCTGCTTTCCGATGAAAATCGCAGGATGGTTTTTTGGAATTCCTACAAGACGCAGGACGGCCATCTGGCGATGGTGGCCTTTACGGAAGAGCAGTGGCGCGGCGTCGTGCGGGCCTTGGGGGATCCGGAGCTCGGGGGCCCCGATTTTGAAAATATCGTCCAGCGCATTCGAAACTGGAAACGGGGCGTCGGCCTGGCGGCCAAATGGTTCGAAAGCCGGACGACCCGCGATGCGGTAGAGGCCCTTCGGAAGGAGGGGGTGCCGTGTACTCCGGTCATGGATTTCGACGAAGTGAACCAGGACGTGCAGCTTCAGAGTCGGGATATGCTCCAAGAGGTGTCTCATTCCCGTCTCGGGACGATCCGCATTCCGGGGAATCCCCTCAAGCTGGAGAAGACGCCGCCGTCCGTGGGCCGTGCTCACCCGGATCTGGGCCAGGATACCGGTTCGATTCTGTCCTCCCTCCTTGGCCTTTCCGAGGACGAGATCGCCTCGCTTCGAAGCGAAGGCGTGATTTAG
- a CDS encoding methionine synthase, translated as MPPEKLKKLGIELPLLPTTSVGSFPRPEELKKIKSKALKGEVDSKQVEEKEQQATADWIKKQEEIGIDVLVDGEQYRGDMVAYFAEHLRGMEKGGLVRSYGNRYYHKPVITGEVRWEKPITVGWWKFAQGLTAKPVKGMLTGPYTLTDWSFDEYYPSRRDAAMAFAREIRKEVEELIRGGAKIIQIDEPALSARPEELPMAIEAMHVVTDGLPAYFITHVCYGAFEFIYPGLLNVPVDNFDLEMTNSGFDLIGMFRRNPFSKDLSFGVVESHSHRIDPEEAVFSRIKAAVESVPAAQVWCDPDCGLKTRTTEEAIGKLQVLVAAAKRARRELNLTPRKEGGRQ; from the coding sequence ATGCCTCCCGAAAAGCTCAAGAAGCTGGGGATTGAGCTGCCCCTCCTGCCCACGACCTCCGTCGGAAGTTTCCCCCGCCCCGAGGAACTCAAGAAAATCAAATCGAAGGCGCTCAAAGGCGAGGTTGACTCCAAGCAGGTGGAGGAAAAGGAGCAGCAGGCCACCGCCGACTGGATCAAGAAGCAAGAGGAGATAGGGATCGACGTACTGGTGGATGGTGAGCAGTACCGCGGGGACATGGTGGCCTACTTCGCCGAGCACCTGCGTGGCATGGAGAAGGGCGGACTCGTGCGGTCCTACGGGAACCGCTACTACCACAAGCCGGTGATTACGGGCGAGGTCCGCTGGGAGAAACCGATTACCGTGGGCTGGTGGAAATTCGCCCAGGGCCTCACGGCCAAGCCGGTGAAGGGGATGCTCACCGGGCCCTACACCCTGACCGATTGGTCCTTCGATGAATATTATCCAAGCCGCCGCGACGCCGCCATGGCGTTTGCGCGCGAGATCCGGAAAGAAGTCGAGGAGCTCATCCGGGGGGGGGCGAAGATCATCCAGATCGACGAGCCGGCGCTCTCCGCGCGCCCCGAGGAGCTCCCGATGGCCATTGAAGCCATGCACGTGGTGACGGACGGCCTACCGGCCTATTTTATCACCCACGTCTGCTACGGAGCATTCGAATTCATCTACCCTGGGCTCCTCAACGTGCCGGTGGACAACTTCGATCTGGAGATGACGAACAGCGGGTTCGACCTGATCGGCATGTTCCGGCGGAATCCATTCTCGAAGGATCTCTCGTTCGGCGTGGTGGAATCCCATTCGCACCGGATCGATCCGGAGGAGGCTGTCTTTAGCCGGATCAAGGCCGCCGTGGAGTCGGTACCGGCCGCGCAAGTCTGGTGCGACCCCGATTGCGGACTCAAGACCCGCACCACGGAGGAAGCGATCGGAAAACTGCAAGTCCTGGTCGCGGCCGCGAAGCGCGCCCGCCGGGAACTGAACCTCACTCCCAGAAAAGAGGGAGGACGTCAATAA
- a CDS encoding acylphosphatase: MNKRLHVIVRGRVQGVNFRWATLREAQAQNLTGWVKNKEDGSVEILAEGAEEALALFRDWCRKGPPAARVASCEIREEPYAGIFPSFEIRYDERM; encoded by the coding sequence GTGAATAAGCGCTTGCACGTTATTGTGCGCGGCCGGGTTCAGGGGGTCAATTTCCGATGGGCCACGTTGCGTGAGGCGCAGGCCCAGAATCTCACCGGATGGGTGAAGAACAAGGAGGACGGCAGCGTGGAGATCCTGGCCGAAGGGGCGGAGGAGGCGCTCGCCTTGTTTCGAGATTGGTGCCGGAAGGGGCCGCCGGCGGCAAGAGTCGCGTCTTGCGAAATCCGGGAGGAACCATACGCCGGCATCTTCCCGTCGTTCGAGATCCGGTACGACGAGCGAATGTAG
- a CDS encoding ferredoxin: MKVRVDRALCIGAANCVGIAPAVFKMDKENKAIVLDPKGADDDTVLNAAEACPTQAIVLEDDTGNQIYP; this comes from the coding sequence GTGAAAGTACGCGTAGATCGAGCTTTATGCATCGGGGCCGCCAATTGCGTCGGCATTGCGCCGGCCGTCTTCAAAATGGACAAGGAAAACAAGGCCATCGTACTGGACCCCAAGGGAGCCGATGACGATACCGTTCTCAATGCGGCCGAGGCCTGTCCCACTCAGGCCATTGTGCTCGAAGACGATACGGGGAACCAAATCTACCCGTAG
- a CDS encoding bifunctional folylpolyglutamate synthase/dihydrofolate synthase codes for MVTFRRGADLQRFLEGLDPFRIRLGLGPTRRALERLGNPHSRLKVFHVAGTNGKGSTCALLSSILRAAGYRVGLYTSPHFLDVRERIRVDGAMIRGSVFAQMGERVRNALRRPSPFELTHFEFLTVAAFLYFDSEEVDFAVIETGMGGRLDATNVVQPCVSVLTPIGLDHTEWLGRSLEAVAAEKAMIIKPGAPAVAAEPRVPFRRRSAACSVPLMVPREGREWRYEGGSSLTFRGRRLRSVFSGRSFAGNVVLAVSALEAADLHLPWETIQRGLSRCCWPGRGQWVRRRGRPWLLDVAHNPHAVRALREVFQSRYPQKAPVVVLSLLRTKDAAGVLAALRPWAGSLVLTRATDAERAHEPNTLRALASDLGIPAVVEPDSTRAFDRSGLIAPAKDPVIVTGSHTLVARAYRHFRIPVPIFV; via the coding sequence ATGGTTACATTCCGCCGAGGGGCTGATCTCCAGCGTTTTCTTGAGGGGCTCGATCCTTTCCGGATCAGGCTCGGGCTGGGTCCTACCCGCCGAGCCTTGGAAAGGCTTGGAAACCCTCATTCCCGGCTGAAGGTGTTCCATGTAGCCGGTACGAATGGAAAAGGGTCAACCTGTGCGCTGCTCTCTTCCATTCTCCGCGCGGCAGGCTATCGAGTGGGGCTCTACACCTCGCCCCATTTCCTGGACGTCCGGGAGCGCATCCGCGTGGACGGCGCCATGATTCGCGGGAGCGTGTTTGCCCAAATGGGGGAGCGCGTGAGGAACGCGCTTCGAAGGCCCTCTCCGTTTGAGCTGACGCATTTTGAATTTCTCACCGTCGCGGCCTTCCTCTATTTCGATTCGGAGGAAGTGGACTTTGCCGTGATTGAGACGGGAATGGGCGGGCGTTTGGATGCCACCAACGTGGTCCAACCCTGCGTCTCCGTTCTGACTCCGATCGGACTGGACCACACCGAATGGCTTGGCCGTTCGCTGGAGGCCGTGGCCGCCGAGAAGGCGATGATCATCAAGCCAGGGGCTCCCGCCGTGGCAGCGGAACCGCGCGTGCCGTTCCGTCGGCGGTCGGCGGCGTGTAGCGTTCCGCTCATGGTCCCGCGGGAGGGACGGGAGTGGCGATACGAAGGGGGTTCATCTCTGACTTTTCGTGGCAGGCGACTGCGAAGCGTTTTCTCCGGCCGATCCTTCGCGGGAAACGTGGTGCTGGCCGTGTCGGCATTGGAAGCGGCCGATCTGCATCTTCCCTGGGAGACGATCCAGCGAGGTCTCTCCCGGTGCTGCTGGCCCGGCAGAGGCCAGTGGGTGCGGAGGCGCGGTAGACCCTGGCTCCTGGATGTGGCCCATAATCCACACGCCGTGCGGGCGCTCCGGGAGGTCTTTCAATCCCGATACCCTCAAAAGGCGCCGGTGGTGGTGCTCTCTCTGCTTCGCACCAAGGATGCGGCAGGTGTTCTGGCCGCTCTGCGGCCGTGGGCGGGCTCGCTGGTACTCACCAGGGCGACCGACGCCGAACGCGCGCATGAGCCGAACACGTTGCGTGCCTTGGCCTCCGATCTGGGTATTCCGGCGGTTGTCGAACCGGATTCCACCCGTGCCTTTGATCGAAGTGGGCTGATCGCACCGGCGAAAGATCCGGTCATTGTGACCGGCTCGCACACGCTCGTGGCGCGGGCCTATCGCCATTTTCGAATACCCGTTCCCATCTTTGTTTGA
- a CDS encoding HEAT repeat domain-containing protein gives MACKDGNHQAAEGISPVVSPSSIAFGEALPVPEGPAAQTEAPVPPVDAAQEKLETPAPSMPRIQIEPKKALNDAVPGVRLSVIEDIATEPGPEAVEMLTLALSDSSVSVAARAGETLGNLYLKGLVPAETMIEKAKDSSIGFKARMGIISGLSKKPDPQAVEFLKQLMKSGSAEERRIAAGMIGYQGVDVAVPALLDALGDMDESVRYNVEEALNRISRGQDFGQDQKKWAAWWNTYTSRRQ, from the coding sequence ATGGCTTGCAAAGATGGAAACCACCAAGCGGCCGAGGGAATTTCTCCCGTGGTGTCGCCTTCGAGCATCGCGTTTGGGGAAGCGCTCCCTGTTCCGGAAGGGCCGGCAGCTCAAACGGAGGCTCCGGTTCCTCCCGTGGACGCAGCTCAGGAGAAACTCGAGACCCCCGCACCCTCAATGCCAAGGATTCAGATAGAGCCGAAGAAGGCTCTGAATGACGCCGTTCCTGGCGTTCGTCTGTCGGTTATTGAAGATATCGCAACCGAACCGGGTCCCGAAGCCGTTGAGATGCTCACCCTCGCGCTCAGCGATTCCAGTGTTTCCGTTGCCGCGCGCGCAGGGGAGACCTTGGGGAATCTGTACTTGAAGGGGCTTGTCCCGGCTGAGACGATGATTGAAAAAGCCAAGGACTCATCGATCGGCTTCAAGGCGCGCATGGGCATAATCAGCGGACTCAGCAAGAAGCCCGATCCTCAGGCCGTCGAGTTCCTAAAACAGCTCATGAAGTCCGGCTCCGCGGAGGAGCGCCGCATCGCGGCCGGGATGATCGGGTACCAAGGCGTGGACGTTGCCGTTCCGGCGCTCCTCGATGCGCTTGGAGACATGGACGAATCGGTTCGCTACAACGTCGAAGAGGCGCTCAACCGTATTTCGCGCGGCCAGGACTTCGGCCAGGATCAGAAGAAGTGGGCCGCCTGGTGGAACACCTACACCTCGCGGAGACAATGA
- a CDS encoding aldehyde dehydrogenase, producing MLEGHRKALAELSFPRPLQHYINGQFRAEAKKTLPAIDPSTLEEIARIPQATDAEIEEAVRASRQAQQEWRAASPGRRRKTMESLVQALRKRENVSPRIEALDVGMPTVVSKQFSSKAMIRHIEYYSEWADKVDGHVIPSAGSGEALNMVVYEPVGVVVAIIPWNTPFLFLGSKTGPALAAGCSVIVKPSEMASLPAQIFAEAIHEAGLPAGLVQILYGDGEVGKRLCMHPDVNKIAFTGGTSKGREIMAQASGTLKRVSLELGGKSPHILFEDADVSRATMMATYGMFSLTGQACAAGSRLFVHRSIAEGFMQGLVTFSQTLQMGDPLEGGTMLGPLISKPHLERVDAFVQEAKASGAKVLCGGKRASIGNGNFYEPTILTDVDPASKCVREEIFGPVMCVFQFESEEEVVARANDTVYGLVAGFWTKDVSRALRVAAKLQAGTVWVNAYGTLPIQAPFGGFKQSGFGRDGGREGIMEYLQPKNVYIQI from the coding sequence ATGTTGGAGGGGCACCGGAAGGCGCTGGCCGAACTGAGTTTCCCACGGCCTCTTCAGCACTACATCAACGGGCAGTTCCGGGCTGAAGCGAAGAAGACGCTGCCGGCCATCGATCCATCCACCCTGGAAGAAATCGCGCGGATTCCACAGGCGACCGACGCAGAGATCGAGGAGGCGGTCCGGGCCTCGCGCCAGGCCCAGCAGGAGTGGCGGGCTGCGTCTCCCGGCCGCCGCAGGAAGACCATGGAGTCGCTCGTCCAAGCTCTCCGGAAGCGGGAAAACGTTTCACCCAGAATTGAAGCTCTCGACGTGGGAATGCCCACGGTCGTCTCAAAACAGTTTTCTTCGAAGGCGATGATCCGCCACATCGAGTACTACAGTGAGTGGGCGGACAAGGTGGATGGGCACGTGATTCCTTCAGCCGGGTCCGGCGAGGCCTTGAACATGGTGGTATACGAGCCGGTCGGCGTGGTGGTGGCGATTATTCCATGGAACACTCCGTTTCTCTTTCTTGGATCGAAGACCGGGCCGGCCTTGGCCGCGGGCTGCTCGGTGATTGTCAAGCCGTCGGAGATGGCGAGCCTTCCGGCCCAGATTTTCGCGGAGGCCATTCACGAAGCGGGGCTCCCGGCGGGTCTCGTACAGATTCTTTACGGAGATGGTGAAGTTGGGAAAAGACTGTGTATGCATCCGGACGTAAACAAGATTGCTTTTACCGGGGGGACATCCAAGGGCAGGGAGATCATGGCGCAGGCCAGCGGAACGCTGAAACGGGTCTCGCTGGAGCTTGGCGGGAAATCGCCACACATCCTGTTCGAGGATGCGGATGTATCCCGGGCCACGATGATGGCGACGTACGGAATGTTCTCGCTTACCGGGCAGGCGTGTGCCGCGGGATCGCGTCTCTTTGTCCACCGGTCGATTGCAGAAGGATTCATGCAGGGCCTTGTGACCTTCTCTCAAACCCTCCAGATGGGCGATCCGCTGGAGGGCGGCACGATGCTTGGACCGCTGATCTCCAAGCCCCATCTTGAGCGTGTCGACGCGTTCGTCCAGGAAGCCAAGGCGAGTGGAGCAAAAGTCCTGTGCGGTGGGAAGCGGGCGTCGATCGGGAACGGGAATTTCTACGAGCCGACGATCCTGACGGATGTGGATCCGGCCTCCAAGTGCGTGCGAGAAGAAATCTTCGGGCCCGTCATGTGCGTTTTCCAGTTTGAGTCCGAGGAAGAGGTTGTAGCCAGGGCGAACGACACGGTTTATGGCCTCGTCGCCGGGTTCTGGACCAAGGATGTGTCGCGAGCTCTCCGAGTTGCAGCGAAGCTTCAGGCGGGCACCGTGTGGGTCAATGCCTACGGCACGCTGCCCATTCAGGCCCCCTTCGGCGGATTCAAGCAAAGCGGATTTGGTCGGGACGGAGGGCGCGAAGGCATCATGGAGTACCTTCAGCCAAAGAACGTTTACATCCAGATATGA